CCCGATCTGGTAGTAACGCAGCCACAGGGAGCTTCCCAGCAGTTGCACCACCCAGATGGCACCCACCACGTAAAAGAGCTGGTGGTAGGCCAGGCGGCCGAAGTAACCTAGGCCGTATCCAAAGAAGATTAGCGTGCACAGCACCGTTTGCAGAATGTAGTTGGTGAGGGCCAGGCGCCCTACTGCCGCCAGCGAGCGCTGCACGCCGACTAGCACACCTGACCGCACGAGCAGAATCAATCCGCTGGCGTGGCCCAGCAGCAGCAGTAGCCGCTGCACGGGATAAGAATACAGGCTCACATTAACCGGGTGCGCTTCCATATACGCCACCGAGAAAGGGAAACCGTGGTGCCAAGTATAAAGTGCCGCCGGTAGCCCCAGACCGTAGCCTACCACCAAGAGTCCCCAATAGATGCGGACTGACCACTCGCCCGTGAGGAAGCCCCACTTTAGCAGAGCCATCCCCAACAGCATCAAACTCAGGGCATCCCAGATGAACACTAGTACCAGCTGGGTTTGCCCCTGCACCATGTGCGGGCGCAGCCAGGCGGCCACCGTCCAGTAGCTTCCGCGCATGGTGCGCACATAGGCGGCGGTTTGTTGCGGACCGGGGGCCGACTCGCTTTCGGTTTCAAGCCAGGCCTGGCGGGCGGTGTGCTGGGCAGGCGTCAGGGGCCGGTGCTGCTGCTCAGCTTTGACAACGGCTAAGTATTCTAGCCGCTGGGTTCGTAAGTGCTCATAATACAGTGAGAAAGCGGCCATGTTCAGCCCGCTGCACAGCAGAGCGGCTACCAGCAGGTAGGCAGGCTTGAGCTTGCGAAACCAGAACAGTACCAGCCCGCAGATACCATACATGTACAGAATGTCGCCTTCCCAGAGCAGCACATGGGCGTGCAGCAGACCCAAGACAATCAGCCAGCCCATGCGCCGGTAGTAGAGGCCCGTGACTGGCCGGCCGGTGCGTGCTTTTTGCGTGACAAACAGCACCACACCCGCCCCAAAAAGAAGCGAGAATAAGGCCCGCATCTTGCCCTCAAACAGCACGGCCACCACGTGCAGCACCTTATAGTCAAGGCTGTCTGAGCTAGGTAGGGTGTGCAAGGGAGCCGAGATATTGTCGGGTAGGGCAAACAGTGGAATGTTCATGAGCAGAATGCCCAGCAGTGCCACGCC
This Hymenobacter sp. GOD-10R DNA region includes the following protein-coding sequences:
- a CDS encoding DUF418 domain-containing protein, with amino-acid sequence MTTSTYAPDQLPLTAPTPVQAPERIPTLDVLRGVALLGILLMNIPLFALPDNISAPLHTLPSSDSLDYKVLHVVAVLFEGKMRALFSLLFGAGVVLFVTQKARTGRPVTGLYYRRMGWLIVLGLLHAHVLLWEGDILYMYGICGLVLFWFRKLKPAYLLVAALLCSGLNMAAFSLYYEHLRTQRLEYLAVVKAEQQHRPLTPAQHTARQAWLETESESAPGPQQTAAYVRTMRGSYWTVAAWLRPHMVQGQTQLVLVFIWDALSLMLLGMALLKWGFLTGEWSVRIYWGLLVVGYGLGLPAALYTWHHGFPFSVAYMEAHPVNVSLYSYPVQRLLLLLGHASGLILLVRSGVLVGVQRSLAAVGRLALTNYILQTVLCTLIFFGYGLGYFGRLAYHQLFYVVGAIWVVQLLGSSLWLRYYQIGPLEWVWRSLTYWQRQPLRRLENLSTTKGYTYLKP